The Bacteroidota bacterium genomic interval GGAAACACAATCGCCCTATGAGAAGACGCTGCGGCTGCTCGACTTCCTGTCGGGCATGACCGACCCCTTTGCCCTGAAGCTGTACCGAAACCTGAATGGCATAGAAACCCCCGGCGTGCATGCCTAGCTACCTAGGCCGCCCCGTGCATCGCGCAGGCGGATTGTCTTCTCCAGCAGCTGGCCACCTCGCTGCAGCCGTAGCCGGATGGCATCTCCCGGGCGGTAGCGGGCCACCTGCTCCTGCAGCTCGCTGGCACTGGCCACAGGCACACCCTGCACGGCCACCAGTACATCGCCCTGGCGCAGGCCAGCACGCCCCGCGCTGCCGCCCGGCACCAGCCCCACCACCAGGGCACCCTGCAGCGTGGGTAGCTTGTACTCGCTGGCCGTGTGGGCAGATATATCCTGGATGCTAACGCCCAGGAAGGCCCGCTTCACCTCGCCATAGCGGATCAGGTCGGCCACCACCTTGCGCACCAGCTGGCTGGGCACCGCAAAGCTATAGCCCTGAAAGCTGCCTGTTTCGGTAGCAATGGCCGTATTGATGCCAATCAGCTCTCCATCCAGGCTCACCAGGGCACCGCCACTGTTTCCGGGGTTTACAGCAGCATCTGTCTGGATAAAGCTCTCGATGGAGTAGTCTTGCCCACGGGCAGCCACCGACTGCCGCCTGAGCAGGCCTATATTCCGCGCCTTGGCAGACACGATGCCGGTGGTTACGGTACTGGTAAGCTGGTAGGGGTTGCCCA includes:
- a CDS encoding trypsin-like peptidase domain-containing protein, with amino-acid sequence MYTRLFPFATVFIGGLLVGGLLFSWISDRKIARLQQQMRIDQHIQPAAAVHPSAVHAAQVPGTNFEYAASRSVHAVVYISTQGSFGRFSEASSGSGVLLTADGYLVTNHHVVAEAEGIQVTLNDKRSFPARLVGKDPHTDLAVLKIDAGADSLPSLRMGNSDSVRIGQWVLAVGNPYQLTSTVTTGIVSAKARNIGLLRRQSVAARGQDYSIESFIQTDAAVNPGNSGGALVSLDGELIGINTAIATETGSFQGYSFAVPSQLVRKVVADLIRYGEVKRAFLGVSIQDISAHTASEYKLPTLQGALVVGLVPGGSAGRAGLRQGDVLVAVQGVPVASASELQEQVARYRPGDAIRLRLQRGGQLLEKTIRLRDARGGLGS